A genomic segment from Equus przewalskii isolate Varuska chromosome X, EquPr2, whole genome shotgun sequence encodes:
- the ZFP92 gene encoding zinc finger protein 92 homolog isoform X2, whose translation MAAILLTARPKVPVSFEDVSVYFTKTEWKLLDLRQRILYKQVMLENYRHLVSLGFSSSKPHLVSQLERGQGPWVADVRRMGATTRMEAGSSGGDHPREKGQGSSSGEGRETVQRSDLSAGQDPVLRPQCAKGADKRYLCQQCGKCFSRSSNLIKHQIIHSSEKPYKCRECGKLFRRSFALLEHQRIHSGEKPYTCPECGKAFTRSSNLIKHQIIHSGEKPYECPECGKLFRRSFALLEHRRVHSGERPYACSECGKAFSRSSNLIEHQRTHSGRKPYACSQCPKAFKGISQLIHHQRVHSGEKPFECKECGKAFRGRSGLSQHRRVHSGERPYECSECGKAFSRRANLFKHQAVHSGCPDCFIAPEQPPAGRGAGQACRRSSDGAQEPCAGSGQRSQGGEACRRTVQLSHRQKTRGGRKPSAGCDCGKGLAS comes from the exons ATGGCGGCCATTCTCCTGACGGCCAGACCCAAG GTGCCAGTATCTTTTGAGGACGTGTCCGTGTACTTCACCAAGACAGAATGGAAGCTTCTGGATCTCAGACAAAGGATCCTCTACAAGCAAGTGATGTTGGAGAACTACCGCCATTTGGTGTCACTGG GATTTTCATCCTCCAAGCCTCACCTGGTGTCCCAgctggagagagggcaggggccCTGGGTAGCAGATGTCCGAAGGATGGGGGCCACCACAAGAATGGAGGCAG GTTCCAGCGGGGGTGATCATCCCAGGGAGAAAGGTCAAGGCAGCTCCTCAGGTGAGGGAAGAGAGACTGTGCAGAGAAGTGACCTCAGCGCTGGACAGGATCCGGTGCTAAGGCCACAGTGTGCCAAAGGGGCAGACAAGCGATACCTGTGTCAGCAGTGTGGGAAATGCTTCAGCCGGAGCTCCAACCTCATCAAGCACCAGATAATTCACAGCAGCGAGAAGCCCTACAAGTGCCGGGAGTGTGGAAAACTCTTCCGGCGCAGCTTTGCGCTCCTGGAGCACCAGCGCATCCACAGCGGCGAGAAACCCTACACATGCCCGGAATGCGGCAAGGCCTTTACCCGCAGCTCCAACCTCATCAAGCACCAGATTATCCACAGTGGTGAGAAGCCCTATGAGTGCCCGGAGTGCGGGAAACTCTTCAGGCGCAGCTTTGCCCTCCTGGAGCACCGGCGGGTGCACAGCGGCGAGCGGCCCTACGCCTGCAGTGAGTGCGGCAAGGCCTTCAGCAGGAGCTCCAACCTCATCGAGCACCAGCGCACCCACAGCGGCCGGAAGCCCTACGCCTGCAGCCAGTGTCCCAAAGCCTTCAAGGGCATTTCCCAGCTCATTCATCACCAGCGCGTGCACAGCGGGGAGAAGCCATTTGAGTGCAAGGAGTGCGGGAAGGCCTTCCGCGGGCGCTCAGGCCTCAGCCAGCACCGGCGGGTGCACAGCGGCGAGCGGCCCTACGAGTGCAGCGAGTGCGGCAAGGCCTTCAGCAGGCGGGCCAACCTCTTCAAGCACCAGGCGGTTCACAGCGGGTGCCCAGACTGCTTCATTGCACCGGAGCAACCGCCGGCAGGCCGCGGGGCCGGGCAGGCCTGCCGCAGGAGCTCCGACGGCGCCCAGGAGCCCTGTGCAGGCAGCGGCCAGCGCAGCCAGGGTGGCGAGGCCTGCAGAAGGACAGTGCAGCTCAGCCATCGCCAGAAAACACGTGGGGGAAGGAAGCCCTCGGCGGGGTGCGATTGCGGAAAAGGGCTGGCCTCATAG
- the PNMA6E gene encoding paraneoplastic antigen Ma6E, producing MVMPLVMLQDWCRWSGANAQRSLLILGIPEDCEDREFQEAVRAALWPLGRYRVLGNVFRKELGFRVALVEFTEYLNRSLVPRQIPGKGRLWDVFFLPQGPDSESRDRPNFPAQPQRQAVAGRAGVARAAGEEAAAGEEAAAGEEGAEGEAGAGEEAGSSDEEGAAGDTGVAGVAGSVSMAGAAAEAEAPGEEGAAGVSEAGAPEEAGTAGEDGAEDVAGAPGEREAAGEEEVGDVARAVGEEEATGEAGGPGVPGEAGAASEEEAAGEEEAESEEGAEGEEEAEGEEEAEGEAGAGEEAGASDEEGASGDTGVAGVAGSVSMAGAAGEAEAPGEEGAAGVARAINEAAARSQHWRQTLQSLLDAMAYRALRRFSGVEEPGCGEESFESWLHHANDTLYLWRHMSERERRSRLVESLGGPALDLICGLLEENPDTPVQDCLAALVQVFGSKDAQMTARLKFLTCAQRPQEALFAYVMRLEGLLQAALEKGAIRPAIADQLRARQVLMGARPNETLENKLRRMRLERRPPGFLGMLQLIRETEAWEGAPARSEQFHMEEGAQLDVGDLATCQGALAHEDAAPAREDAAQAAPASEVTTEGTPVTAEESKASPPKEDTTLAALSKQDTSEAAPAREEADEAAPDTHDAARVAPGPQATTKASPSTGEVENAPTPAGLGQAGPSEAPGDPTPAQMGRTSGGGPGGPGSDLEGLAQAGDQEAKQTPKEGLIQEEPGDEDGAEEMSRPESSSGK from the coding sequence ATGGTGATGCCACTGGTGATGCTGCAGGACTGGTGCAGGTGGAGTGGCGCAAACGCACAGCGCTCCCTGCTCATCCTGGGCATCCCGGAGGACTGCGAGGACCGGGAATTCCAGGAGGCCGTgcgggctgccctgtggcccctgGGCAGGTACCGAGTGCTGGGCAACGTCTTCAGAAAGGAGCTCGGGTTCAGGGTCGCTTTGGTGGAGTTCACTGAGTATTTAAATCGAAGTTTGGTTCCCCGACAGATACCAGGCAAGGGGAGACTCTGGGATGTgttcttcctgccccagggccctgatTCTGAGTCACGGGATAGACCCAATTTCCCTGCACAGCCCCAGAGGCAAGCAGTGGCTGGCAGGGCAGGTGTGGCCAGAgctgcaggggaggaggcagctgcaggggaggaggcagctgcaggggaggagggagctgagggtgaggcaggagctggagaggaagcaggatcCTCAGATGAAGAGGGAGCTGCCGGGGACACAGGAGTTGCAGGCGTGGCAGGATCTGTGAGCATGGCGGGAGCTGCAGCTGAGGCAGAGGCTCCAGGTGAGGAAGGAGCTGCAGGTGTGTCTGAGGCAGGGgccccagaggaggcaggaacTGCCGGTGAGGATGGAGCTGAAGATGTGGCAGGAGCCCCAGGTGAGAGGGAAGCTGCCGGTGAGGAGGAAGTTGGAGATGTGGCAAGAGCTGTGGGTGAGGAAGAAGCCACAGGtgaggctggaggcccaggagtcCCAGGTGAGGCAGGAGCTGCAAGTGAGGAAGAAGCCGCaggtgaggaggaagctgagagtgaggagggagctgagggtgaggaggaagctgagggcgaggaggaagctgagggtgaggcaggagctggagaggaagcaggagcgTCAGATGAAGAGGGAGCCTCAGGGGACACAGGAGTTGCAGGCGTGGCAGGATCTGTGAGCATGGCAGGAGCTGCTGGTGAGGCCGAGGCTCCAGGTGAGGAAGGAGCTGCAGGTGTGGCAAGAGCCATCAACGAGGCAGCAGCCCGGAGCCAGCACTGGCGGCAGACGTTGCAGTCTCTGCTCGATGCTATGGCCTACCGGGCACTGAGAAGGTTTTCTGGGGTGGAAGAGCCGGGCTGTGGAGAAGAGTCTTTTGAGAGCTGGCTGCACCATGCCAATGACACGCTGTACCTGTGGCGCCACAtgtcagagagggagaggaggagcagactGGTGGAGAGCTTGGGTGGCCCCGCGCTGGATCTCATATGCGGCCTCCTGGAGGAAAATCCCGACACCCCTGTGCAGGACTGCCTGGCCGCGCTGGTGCAGGTGTTCGGGAGCAAGGACGCCCAGATGACCGCACGGCTGAAGTTCCTGACTTGTGCgcagaggccccaggaggctCTCTTTGCCTATGTGATGCGCCTGGAAGGCCTGCTGCAGGCGGCCTTGGAGAAGGGGGCCATCCGGCCCGCCATCGCAGACCAGCTGCGCGCCAGGCAGGTGCTGATGGGGGCCCGGCCCAACGAGACGCTCGAGAACAAGCTGAGGAGGATGCGTCTGGAGAGGAGGCCGCCTGGCTTCCTGGGGATGCTGCAGCTCATTCGGGAGACGGAGGCGTGGGAGGGCGCTCCGGCTAGAAGTGAGCAGTTCCACATGGAAGAAGGGGCCCAGCTGGACGTTGGAGACCTAGCCACCTGCCAGGGTGCCCTGGCCCATGAAGATGCTGCCCCGGCCCGTGAAGATGCCGCCCAGGCCGCCCCAGCCAGTGAGGTCACCACTGAGGGCACCCCCGTCACTGCAGAAGAAAGCAAGGCCTCCCCACCCAAGGAAGATACTACCCTGGCTGCCCTTTCCAAGCAAGACACCTCTGAGGCCGCCCCAGCACGTGAGGAGGCCGATGAGGCAGCTCCTGACACCCATGATGCTGCCAGGGTGGCCCCTGGCCCTCAGGCGACCACCAAGGCCTCCCCTTCCACTGGGGAAGTTGAAAATGCTCCTACTCCTGCGGGGCTAGGTCAGGCAGGACCTTCAGAGGCCCCCGGggaccccacccctgcccagatGGGCCGTACTTCCGGGGGGGGCCCAGGAGGTCCTGGCAGTGACCTAGAAGGCCTGGCTCAGGCAGGAGACCAGGAGGCCAAGCAGACCCCCAAGGAGGGGCTCAtccaggaggagccaggagaCGAGGACGGGGCTGAGGAGATGAGCCGCCCCGAGTCCTCCTCGGGCAAGTAG
- the ZFP92 gene encoding zinc finger protein 92 homolog isoform X1 — MAAILLTARPKVPVSFEDVSVYFTKTEWKLLDLRQRILYKQVMLENYRHLVSLGFSSSKPHLVSQLERGQGPWVADVRRMGATTRMEAGDRIKSKMSISKQNHCPKELAGADLQSGNQGQAARPLEGTLEHRRKHALSPQTGSSGGDHPREKGQGSSSGEGRETVQRSDLSAGQDPVLRPQCAKGADKRYLCQQCGKCFSRSSNLIKHQIIHSSEKPYKCRECGKLFRRSFALLEHQRIHSGEKPYTCPECGKAFTRSSNLIKHQIIHSGEKPYECPECGKLFRRSFALLEHRRVHSGERPYACSECGKAFSRSSNLIEHQRTHSGRKPYACSQCPKAFKGISQLIHHQRVHSGEKPFECKECGKAFRGRSGLSQHRRVHSGERPYECSECGKAFSRRANLFKHQAVHSGCPDCFIAPEQPPAGRGAGQACRRSSDGAQEPCAGSGQRSQGGEACRRTVQLSHRQKTRGGRKPSAGCDCGKGLAS; from the exons ATGGCGGCCATTCTCCTGACGGCCAGACCCAAG GTGCCAGTATCTTTTGAGGACGTGTCCGTGTACTTCACCAAGACAGAATGGAAGCTTCTGGATCTCAGACAAAGGATCCTCTACAAGCAAGTGATGTTGGAGAACTACCGCCATTTGGTGTCACTGG GATTTTCATCCTCCAAGCCTCACCTGGTGTCCCAgctggagagagggcaggggccCTGGGTAGCAGATGTCCGAAGGATGGGGGCCACCACAAGAATGGAGGCAG GTGACAGGATAAAAAGCAAGATGTCGATTTCAAAGCAGAACCATTGTCCAAAAGAACTCGCAGGGGCCGATCTTCAAAGTGGTAACCAGGGCCAGGCAGCCAGGCCGCTGGAGGGCACACTGGAGCACAGACGGAAACACGCTCTCTCTCCACAAACAGGTTCCAGCGGGGGTGATCATCCCAGGGAGAAAGGTCAAGGCAGCTCCTCAGGTGAGGGAAGAGAGACTGTGCAGAGAAGTGACCTCAGCGCTGGACAGGATCCGGTGCTAAGGCCACAGTGTGCCAAAGGGGCAGACAAGCGATACCTGTGTCAGCAGTGTGGGAAATGCTTCAGCCGGAGCTCCAACCTCATCAAGCACCAGATAATTCACAGCAGCGAGAAGCCCTACAAGTGCCGGGAGTGTGGAAAACTCTTCCGGCGCAGCTTTGCGCTCCTGGAGCACCAGCGCATCCACAGCGGCGAGAAACCCTACACATGCCCGGAATGCGGCAAGGCCTTTACCCGCAGCTCCAACCTCATCAAGCACCAGATTATCCACAGTGGTGAGAAGCCCTATGAGTGCCCGGAGTGCGGGAAACTCTTCAGGCGCAGCTTTGCCCTCCTGGAGCACCGGCGGGTGCACAGCGGCGAGCGGCCCTACGCCTGCAGTGAGTGCGGCAAGGCCTTCAGCAGGAGCTCCAACCTCATCGAGCACCAGCGCACCCACAGCGGCCGGAAGCCCTACGCCTGCAGCCAGTGTCCCAAAGCCTTCAAGGGCATTTCCCAGCTCATTCATCACCAGCGCGTGCACAGCGGGGAGAAGCCATTTGAGTGCAAGGAGTGCGGGAAGGCCTTCCGCGGGCGCTCAGGCCTCAGCCAGCACCGGCGGGTGCACAGCGGCGAGCGGCCCTACGAGTGCAGCGAGTGCGGCAAGGCCTTCAGCAGGCGGGCCAACCTCTTCAAGCACCAGGCGGTTCACAGCGGGTGCCCAGACTGCTTCATTGCACCGGAGCAACCGCCGGCAGGCCGCGGGGCCGGGCAGGCCTGCCGCAGGAGCTCCGACGGCGCCCAGGAGCCCTGTGCAGGCAGCGGCCAGCGCAGCCAGGGTGGCGAGGCCTGCAGAAGGACAGTGCAGCTCAGCCATCGCCAGAAAACACGTGGGGGAAGGAAGCCCTCGGCGGGGTGCGATTGCGGAAAAGGGCTGGCCTCATAG